A single Iodidimonas sp. SYSU 1G8 DNA region contains:
- a CDS encoding DUF481 domain-containing protein, protein MKARYILVLSALIASPAAAEPMTPSVKAMIEKAAQSGDQAKIDAVVGVAKSLHPESAGEIDSTVAAVKSDREAQRQEKLAKGGFFDNWTGSGEVGGSFATGNSTTKTVAVGVALKKDGIRWRQALQAKADFQRSDGQTDQERFAASYQIDRKLNKHLYVFANVGWERDQGAGLNSRFTETLGLGYRVVDKPSFTWDLEGGPALRQARFIDRDENGLAFRAASKLGWTITPGIVVTQVTNGFFESGTTSATAETAITGQLVGALSARLSFNVLYESDPPIGLKHIDTVTRATLVYGF, encoded by the coding sequence ATGAAAGCCCGGTACATTCTTGTTCTTTCCGCCCTCATCGCGTCCCCTGCGGCGGCGGAACCAATGACGCCCTCGGTGAAAGCCATGATCGAAAAGGCGGCCCAGAGCGGCGACCAGGCCAAGATCGACGCGGTCGTCGGCGTCGCCAAGTCGCTGCATCCGGAAAGCGCCGGCGAGATCGACAGCACGGTCGCCGCGGTCAAGTCCGACCGGGAAGCTCAGCGCCAGGAGAAACTGGCGAAGGGCGGCTTCTTCGACAATTGGACGGGATCCGGCGAAGTGGGCGGTTCCTTCGCCACCGGCAATTCGACCACCAAGACCGTGGCCGTCGGCGTCGCCCTGAAGAAGGACGGCATTCGTTGGCGCCAGGCGCTGCAGGCGAAGGCCGACTTCCAGCGGAGCGACGGACAGACCGATCAGGAGCGCTTCGCGGCGAGCTATCAGATCGACCGCAAGCTGAACAAGCATCTCTATGTCTTCGCCAATGTGGGTTGGGAACGGGACCAGGGCGCGGGCCTGAACTCGCGCTTCACCGAGACGCTCGGCCTCGGCTACCGCGTCGTCGACAAGCCAAGCTTCACCTGGGATCTGGAAGGCGGCCCTGCGCTGCGGCAGGCGCGGTTCATCGACCGTGACGAGAACGGCCTGGCCTTCCGCGCCGCCTCCAAGCTCGGCTGGACGATCACCCCGGGTATCGTTGTCACCCAGGTGACAAACGGCTTCTTCGAGAGCGGCACCACCAGCGCCACGGCGGAAACGGCGATCACCGGACAACTGGTGGGCGCGCTGTCGGCACGGCTCTCGTTCAACGTCCTCTACGAAAGCGATCCGCCCATCGGTCTCAAGCACATTGACACGGTGACACGCGCGACCCTGGTCTACGGCTTCTAG
- a CDS encoding DUF4126 domain-containing protein, protein MSAVELIGLAATLSLLAGWRLYLCVFAVGLAMAMGWIELPEHLHGLAVLANPWVIGVAGVGLCAEFLADKVLWVDSVWDALHTIVRPVGGALLALAVVDPADPAWQVIALLLGGGAALVSHGAKSGTRALVNTSPEPFSNVAVSTAEDVLTGSLLVLALANPVAAVVIAILLGVAAVLLLLMLRRLLAGLVRRVRPVASASRRDIS, encoded by the coding sequence ATGAGCGCGGTGGAACTGATCGGACTGGCGGCGACCCTCAGCCTTCTCGCGGGCTGGCGGCTCTATTTGTGCGTCTTCGCGGTAGGGCTGGCCATGGCCATGGGCTGGATCGAGCTACCCGAGCATCTGCACGGCCTTGCCGTGTTGGCCAATCCGTGGGTCATCGGCGTCGCCGGTGTCGGCCTGTGCGCGGAATTCCTGGCGGACAAGGTGCTGTGGGTGGATTCCGTGTGGGATGCGCTGCATACCATCGTCCGGCCGGTCGGCGGCGCCCTGCTGGCGCTTGCCGTGGTCGATCCCGCCGACCCCGCGTGGCAGGTCATCGCGCTGCTGCTGGGCGGCGGCGCGGCACTCGTGAGCCATGGCGCCAAGTCGGGCACGCGGGCGCTGGTCAACACCAGTCCCGAGCCCTTCAGCAACGTGGCGGTCTCCACCGCCGAGGACGTCTTGACCGGCAGCCTGCTGGTGCTGGCCTTGGCCAATCCTGTAGCGGCGGTCGTGATCGCCATCCTGCTAGGCGTGGCGGCGGTGCTGTTGCTGCTGATGCTGCGGCGGCTGCTCGCGGGTCTTGTACGTCGTGTCCGCCCGGTTGCCTCCGCGTCGCGGCGGGACATTTCCTGA
- a CDS encoding VOC family protein: MTVQLNHTIVWCRDKTEGAAFVTDILGLPPAVPFADFLVVELANGVSLDFAEKSGPVAVQHYAFLIGEDEFDAIYDRIRERGLGHWADPMRRRPGEINRNDGGRGLYFEGPDGHFLEVITRPYGG, from the coding sequence ATGACCGTACAGCTTAATCACACCATCGTCTGGTGCCGTGACAAGACGGAGGGCGCGGCTTTCGTCACCGACATTCTGGGGCTGCCGCCGGCGGTGCCGTTCGCTGATTTTCTTGTGGTGGAACTGGCGAATGGCGTGTCGCTGGACTTCGCGGAAAAGAGTGGGCCGGTCGCGGTGCAGCACTATGCCTTCCTGATCGGCGAGGACGAGTTCGATGCCATCTATGACCGGATCAGGGAGCGCGGTCTCGGTCACTGGGCCGATCCCATGCGCCGCCGACCCGGCGAGATCAACCGCAACGACGGGGGGAGGGGCCTCTATTTCGAGGGACCGGACGGCCACTTTCTCGAGGTGATCACGCGCCCGTATGGCGGCTGA
- a CDS encoding dienelactone hydrolase family protein: MGDQISITSSDGFVFGAYQAAPSGKAKGAVVVIQEIFGVNTHIREVVDGYAAKGFFAIAPQIFDRVSPGIELGYEAADMQKGIEIAFQKLDRADALRDIQATIDAATAHGKVGVVGYCFGGLLTWLSACELTGVTAASSYYGGGVPGERNRTPKCPVIMHFGDKDAHIPLSDVEKLKAEHPDVTVYIYEADHGFNCDHRASHDAAAAALAYERTLDFFGKHLD, encoded by the coding sequence ATGGGCGACCAGATCAGCATCACATCATCGGACGGCTTCGTTTTCGGCGCGTATCAGGCCGCGCCCTCGGGCAAGGCGAAAGGCGCCGTCGTCGTGATCCAGGAAATCTTCGGCGTCAACACGCACATCCGCGAAGTGGTCGATGGCTATGCCGCCAAGGGCTTCTTCGCCATCGCGCCGCAGATCTTCGACCGGGTCTCGCCCGGCATCGAGCTGGGTTACGAGGCGGCCGACATGCAGAAGGGCATCGAGATCGCCTTCCAGAAGCTGGACCGCGCCGACGCGCTGCGCGACATCCAGGCGACCATCGACGCCGCCACGGCGCACGGCAAGGTCGGCGTCGTCGGCTACTGCTTCGGTGGCCTGCTCACCTGGCTGTCGGCCTGCGAGTTGACCGGCGTCACAGCCGCCTCGTCCTACTATGGCGGTGGCGTGCCCGGCGAACGCAACCGGACACCCAAATGCCCGGTCATCATGCACTTCGGCGACAAGGACGCGCACATCCCGCTGTCTGACGTGGAGAAGCTGAAAGCCGAGCACCCTGACGTGACCGTCTATATCTACGAGGCCGATCACGGCTTCAATTGCGACCATCGGGCAAGCCACGATGCGGCGGCCGCGGCGCTCGCCTACGAGCGCACGCTCGATTTCTTCGGCAAACATCTCGATTAG
- a CDS encoding autoinducer binding domain-containing protein yields MRQVVELSIDTLMRAETYWDIHYVITNAGISLGYDYFGYQYWPGAEEYGDRNFAGVVQCNYPEAWMARYVDQGFYDIDPVRLYGLTHEGVIEWRQLKLCDRTQQQFMREAADHTLEHGVVGSFHDSEGGRLQVAFAGPAHQGEPALALEVLPILGPMMTVSFRKASELESRIRWLTERQRDAFFALRRKARRERFADFL; encoded by the coding sequence GTGCGGCAGGTTGTCGAGCTGTCGATAGACACGCTCATGAGGGCGGAAACGTACTGGGATATCCACTATGTCATCACCAATGCGGGGATCTCGCTGGGTTATGACTATTTCGGTTATCAGTACTGGCCGGGCGCCGAGGAATATGGTGACCGCAACTTCGCCGGCGTGGTGCAGTGCAATTATCCGGAAGCATGGATGGCGCGCTATGTGGACCAGGGCTTCTACGACATCGATCCAGTGCGGCTTTACGGGCTGACCCACGAGGGCGTGATCGAATGGCGCCAGCTCAAACTGTGTGATCGAACGCAGCAGCAGTTCATGCGCGAAGCAGCCGATCACACGCTGGAGCATGGCGTGGTGGGCAGCTTCCACGATTCCGAGGGCGGCCGGCTGCAGGTTGCCTTTGCCGGTCCGGCCCATCAGGGCGAACCGGCCCTGGCGCTCGAGGTGCTGCCGATCCTGGGGCCGATGATGACTGTGTCGTTCCGCAAGGCCTCGGAACTGGAAAGCCGTATCCGCTGGCTCACCGAACGCCAACGTGACGCGTTCTTCGCCCTGCGCCGCAAGGCCCGGCGTGAGCGTTTCGCCGACTTCCTTTAG
- a CDS encoding acyl-homoserine-lactone synthase, with product MFDVHVVRSPANHAYAATIDEMFRQRHEVFVRILGWDLPEADHERQREADGFDGPETVYLLVMRGRDLLGASRMVPTTGPHLMRDVFPALCAGGAPAGADIWEWSRGHVKPDEPHQVRSQVLDHIFLSGYEFALTAGIGSLTAQINAAEFPRWLKRGLVVEMLGPPMRLDDGSEIAALRHKVTPATLARVREQTGISRAVLTGPDRPSPMVTPKPRMAAISKAAGTDC from the coding sequence ATGTTCGATGTCCATGTTGTCCGTTCCCCCGCCAACCACGCCTATGCCGCCACCATCGACGAGATGTTCCGCCAGCGCCACGAGGTGTTCGTGCGCATCCTGGGATGGGACCTGCCCGAGGCCGACCACGAAAGACAGCGCGAGGCCGACGGGTTCGACGGGCCGGAAACCGTCTATCTGCTGGTCATGCGCGGCCGCGATCTGCTCGGCGCCTCGCGCATGGTGCCGACGACCGGCCCCCATCTGATGCGCGACGTGTTTCCGGCTCTGTGCGCCGGAGGCGCGCCCGCCGGCGCGGATATCTGGGAATGGTCGCGGGGTCACGTGAAGCCGGACGAGCCGCATCAGGTGCGCTCCCAGGTTCTCGACCACATCTTCCTGTCCGGCTACGAGTTCGCGCTGACGGCGGGGATCGGCTCGCTGACGGCGCAGATCAACGCGGCGGAATTTCCCCGCTGGCTGAAGCGCGGACTGGTGGTCGAAATGCTCGGGCCGCCGATGCGGCTCGATGACGGCAGCGAGATCGCGGCCCTGCGTCACAAGGTGACGCCGGCGACCTTGGCGCGGGTGCGCGAACAGACCGGCATCTCCCGCGCGGTCCTGACCGGCCCCGACCGGCCGTCGCCCATGGTGACCCCTAAACCACGCATGGCGGCAATTTCAAAAGCTGCCGGGACTGATTGTTGA
- a CDS encoding mechanosensitive ion channel domain-containing protein yields MNLNAYLDRLPVVDIAATLALILSLLLARVVAGHAIRVRTDALPHLRRRWTANVRNFLVFLGLIGVIMIWAPQLRTFALSLTAVAVAVVIATKELILCFSGSFLRASSRSFSVGDWIEIGGVRGEVTDHNIFVTTLHEFEPGSFNPTGRTAVVPNSALLSQITRNDSLARKFAYHRFVLTVDPAIDVFAHRQDITALVERRYAALTEEAARVNELIERRAGVDLPDNLARVDFRTSDLGKYRIIITLFCPTRRADTLENDVTCEIMSFLHAVSQAKELEEPVDGDA; encoded by the coding sequence ATGAACCTGAATGCCTATCTGGACCGGCTCCCGGTGGTCGACATCGCCGCCACGCTGGCGCTCATCCTCAGCCTGCTGCTCGCCAGGGTGGTCGCCGGGCATGCCATCCGCGTGCGCACGGACGCGCTGCCGCACCTGCGGCGCCGCTGGACGGCCAATGTGCGCAACTTCCTGGTCTTTCTGGGCCTGATCGGCGTCATCATGATCTGGGCGCCGCAGCTCAGAACCTTCGCCCTCTCGCTGACCGCCGTGGCGGTTGCCGTGGTCATCGCGACCAAGGAACTGATCCTGTGCTTTTCAGGATCCTTTCTGCGTGCGTCCTCCCGATCCTTCTCGGTCGGCGACTGGATCGAGATCGGCGGCGTGCGGGGAGAGGTGACCGATCACAACATCTTCGTCACCACCCTGCACGAGTTCGAGCCCGGCTCGTTCAACCCCACGGGGCGCACGGCGGTGGTGCCCAACAGCGCCCTGCTCAGCCAGATCACCCGCAACGACAGCCTGGCGCGGAAATTCGCCTATCACCGCTTCGTGCTGACCGTCGATCCCGCGATCGACGTTTTCGCCCATCGGCAGGACATTACCGCGCTGGTCGAGCGGCGCTATGCGGCGCTGACCGAAGAGGCGGCCCGGGTCAATGAGCTGATCGAGCGCCGGGCGGGCGTCGATCTTCCCGACAATCTGGCGCGGGTGGACTTTCGCACCAGCGATCTGGGCAAGTACCGCATCATCATCACCCTGTTCTGCCCGACGCGCCGCGCGGATACGCTGGAGAACGACGTGACCTGCGAGATCATGTCATTCCTGCACGCGGTCTCGCAGGCGAAAGAGCTCGAGGAGCCGGTTGACGGCGACGCCTGA